The Bernardetia litoralis DSM 6794 genome includes a window with the following:
- the gpmI gene encoding 2,3-bisphosphoglycerate-independent phosphoglycerate mutase produces MNNTENNISANKRVLLMILDGWGIAQDKTVSAIDAAKTPFVDSLYSNYPNSKLRTDGEFVGLPKGQMGNSEVGHMNIGAGRVVYQNLARINVAVENNELVKNETLQNAFKYAKENNVKLHFMGLISEGGVHSHSSHLKALTTLATQAGLKDIFIHGFTDGRDTDPNSGEEFLIDLENHLKTTNAKIASLVGRYYAMDRDKRWERIKLSYDAMVKAEGKKVKSAVLAVKESYNEGVTDEFLQPIIMTDENGAPLAKIEKGDVVIAFNFRTDRCREITQALCQQDFEEQEMKKMNLYYVTMTNYNKSFENVKIVFEDINLTNTLGDVLEKNNKTQLRAAETEKYPHVTFFFSGGREKEFEGENRIMCASPKVATYDLQPEMSAFELKDKVINDLNQKKPDFVCLNFANPDMVGHTGIFEAAIKACETVDFCAKEVSEAALKNNYQIIIIADHGNADKMKNEDGTPNTAHTTNEVPMFLLSNEELKNNYTLKNGKLGDIATTILKLMNVEIPEEMTGEVLV; encoded by the coding sequence ATGAACAACACAGAAAATAATATTTCAGCTAATAAAAGAGTCCTTTTGATGATTTTGGATGGTTGGGGAATTGCACAAGACAAAACTGTTTCAGCCATTGATGCAGCCAAAACGCCTTTTGTAGATAGTTTGTATTCTAATTATCCGAATTCAAAATTGCGTACAGATGGCGAATTTGTAGGACTTCCAAAAGGACAAATGGGAAATTCAGAAGTTGGACATATGAATATTGGTGCTGGTAGAGTTGTTTATCAAAATTTGGCTCGTATTAATGTAGCTGTTGAAAATAATGAATTGGTAAAAAATGAAACATTACAAAATGCCTTTAAATATGCTAAAGAAAATAATGTAAAACTTCATTTTATGGGCTTGATTTCAGAAGGTGGTGTTCATTCACATTCTTCGCATTTAAAAGCCTTGACAACATTAGCTACACAAGCTGGTTTGAAGGATATTTTTATTCACGGTTTTACAGATGGAAGAGATACAGACCCAAATTCGGGAGAAGAATTTTTGATAGATTTGGAAAATCATTTGAAAACTACAAATGCAAAAATAGCTTCTTTGGTGGGGCGTTATTATGCAATGGACAGAGATAAGCGTTGGGAAAGAATAAAATTATCTTATGATGCAATGGTAAAAGCTGAAGGTAAAAAGGTGAAAAGTGCTGTTTTGGCTGTAAAAGAATCCTATAATGAAGGAGTTACAGATGAGTTTTTGCAACCAATTATTATGACAGATGAGAATGGTGCGCCATTGGCAAAAATAGAAAAAGGAGATGTTGTAATTGCCTTTAATTTCCGTACTGATAGATGTAGAGAAATTACACAAGCTCTTTGCCAGCAAGATTTTGAAGAGCAAGAAATGAAAAAAATGAACTTGTATTATGTTACAATGACTAATTATAATAAAAGTTTTGAGAATGTAAAAATTGTTTTTGAGGATATAAATCTGACTAATACACTAGGAGATGTTTTGGAAAAAAATAACAAAACTCAACTACGTGCAGCCGAAACTGAAAAATATCCTCATGTTACTTTCTTTTTTTCAGGAGGACGAGAAAAGGAATTTGAAGGTGAAAACAGAATTATGTGTGCTTCTCCAAAAGTAGCTACTTATGATTTGCAGCCCGAAATGAGTGCCTTTGAATTGAAAGATAAAGTCATTAATGATTTGAATCAGAAGAAACCCGATTTTGTATGTCTTAATTTTGCCAATCCTGATATGGTGGGTCATACTGGTATTTTTGAAGCTGCCATAAAAGCTTGCGAAACAGTAGATTTTTGTGCAAAAGAAGTTTCAGAAGCTGCATTAAAAAATAATTATCAAATCATAATTATTGCTGACCATGGAAATGCTGACAAAATGAAAAATGAAGATGGAACACCAAACACAGCACATACAACAAATGAAGTTCCGATGTTTTTGCTTTCTAATGAAGAATTAAAAAATAATTATACACTCAAAAATGGAAAATTAGGAGATATTGCAACTACTATTTTGAAATTAATGAATGTCGAAATTCCTGAAGAAATGACAGGAGAAGTACTTGTATAA
- a CDS encoding archaemetzincin, protein MKIYCFYFIVLSVLFFSCSPKPKPFPNQGLNNLADSMEFVLQKNQFYIEAPKHGEWLERNKERGQTFTEYWNKNSNIQPVQTTEKRKKIYLQLHGDFDETQLRLMDSVQRFLSVFYELPIERLEQKKLDSTQLNALNWRLHKRNGFQVKTGFILDSLENNLPKDGVLLVGFTTNDLYPSQKWSFVFGQARLYDRVGIWSMARFGDKELIKNDADIFNLTLERTCKTAVHEIGHIFSIQHCTFYRCAMQGANNLTELDGHPSYFCPVCDAKIISNLHLSLSKRYENLAAFWKNQQQLKTSNYYKKTAIQMKRLEE, encoded by the coding sequence ATGAAAATTTACTGTTTTTATTTCATTGTTTTAAGTGTGTTATTTTTTTCGTGTTCACCCAAACCCAAACCTTTTCCAAATCAAGGGTTGAATAATTTGGCTGATTCGATGGAATTTGTTTTACAAAAAAATCAATTCTATATAGAAGCTCCAAAACATGGAGAATGGCTAGAACGCAATAAGGAAAGAGGACAAACTTTTACAGAATATTGGAATAAAAATAGTAATATTCAACCTGTTCAGACTACTGAAAAACGAAAAAAAATCTATCTTCAGCTTCATGGAGATTTTGATGAAACACAACTTCGTTTGATGGATTCAGTACAACGTTTTTTGTCTGTTTTTTATGAATTGCCGATTGAAAGATTGGAACAAAAAAAACTTGATTCTACACAATTAAATGCTTTAAATTGGAGACTTCATAAACGCAATGGTTTTCAAGTCAAGACAGGTTTTATATTGGATTCTTTAGAAAATAACTTGCCTAAAGATGGTGTTTTGTTAGTTGGTTTTACAACAAATGATTTGTATCCAAGTCAGAAATGGAGTTTTGTTTTTGGGCAAGCACGATTATATGACCGAGTAGGAATTTGGTCTATGGCTCGTTTTGGAGACAAAGAGCTTATAAAAAATGATGCTGATATTTTTAATTTGACTTTAGAAAGAACTTGCAAAACAGCAGTGCATGAAATCGGTCATATTTTTTCTATTCAACATTGTACTTTTTATCGCTGTGCAATGCAAGGTGCAAATAATTTGACAGAATTAGATGGACATCCTTCTTATTTTTGTCCTGTTTGTGATGCCAAAATTATTTCAAACTTACATCTTTCGTTATCAAAACGCTATGAGAATTTAGCTGCCTTTTGGAAAAATCAACAACAACTAAAAACAAGTAATTATTATAAAAAAACAGCTATACAAATGAAAAGATTAGAAGAATAA
- a CDS encoding S8 family serine peptidase encodes MKTPNYLSLFTLFLLVFTQIFFSSLIFAQNFSYYNSESNSDKTKYWVFFSEKDTINYDYTTAISNKTIENRTLQNLPIWQYSDIAVSEKFITKIENTVSSKSIIKSKWLNAVSIYLNDEEAEKVKNLSFVTHLQALTTKWKPLSYTTTQKREMGKAMEQLELSAFKEQKLTGKGVLIGVIDAGFYGSNESNYLKHLDDSRVLGMRDFVNPKQKDLFREKETNDDSHGRTVLEMIGGYNQSKAASKQVGAASEAQFYLARTDHGMTETRSEEDFWMAAMEWMDSAGVKLINTSLGYSIGFDDKNDNYGTIQMDGKTSVVSKAVNTAFNEKGILVVVSAGNEGWDDWKIVSTPGDSPFALSIGATNGSGLKMGYSSIGADFVKFLKPNVACYSLTGTSFSAPNITGFAACLWQKKPTATNKEIFETIEKSAFLYPFGNNFIGYGIPKASKAITILDGKKQKVTIKKVIEKGNTFKFNLPAGKRYLIFHKQDKRIVTDQDSEKAASSKDIKIVIKKPKNVTFSTIYIDEIGGFEIEWK; translated from the coding sequence ATGAAAACACCTAATTACCTATCTTTATTTACACTGTTTCTTTTAGTGTTTACGCAGATTTTCTTTAGCAGTCTTATTTTTGCGCAAAATTTCTCTTATTATAATTCTGAATCTAATTCAGATAAAACAAAATACTGGGTTTTCTTTTCCGAGAAAGATACAATAAATTACGATTATACAACTGCAATTTCTAACAAAACTATCGAAAACAGAACTCTGCAAAATCTGCCTATTTGGCAGTATAGTGATATTGCAGTTTCTGAAAAATTTATAACGAAAATAGAAAATACTGTTAGCAGCAAATCAATCATAAAATCAAAATGGCTCAATGCAGTTTCTATTTATTTGAATGATGAAGAAGCTGAAAAAGTTAAAAATCTATCTTTTGTAACACATTTGCAAGCCTTAACCACAAAATGGAAACCTCTTTCTTATACAACAACACAAAAAAGAGAAATGGGAAAAGCAATGGAACAATTAGAACTTTCAGCTTTTAAAGAACAAAAATTAACAGGAAAAGGAGTGCTAATTGGTGTTATTGATGCTGGTTTTTATGGAAGTAATGAGAGTAATTATTTAAAGCATTTGGATGATAGCCGAGTTTTGGGAATGCGTGATTTTGTAAATCCAAAACAGAAAGACCTTTTTAGAGAAAAAGAAACAAATGATGATTCGCATGGCAGAACGGTTTTAGAAATGATAGGAGGGTATAATCAAAGTAAAGCAGCTTCAAAACAAGTAGGCGCAGCTTCAGAAGCTCAATTTTATCTTGCCAGAACTGACCATGGCATGACAGAAACTCGCTCAGAAGAAGATTTTTGGATGGCTGCAATGGAATGGATGGACAGCGCAGGTGTAAAACTTATCAATACCTCGCTTGGTTATTCTATTGGTTTTGATGATAAAAATGACAATTATGGAACAATCCAAATGGATGGCAAAACGAGTGTTGTCAGCAAGGCTGTAAATACAGCTTTCAATGAAAAAGGAATTTTGGTAGTTGTTTCGGCAGGAAATGAAGGCTGGGATGATTGGAAAATTGTTTCTACTCCAGGGGATAGTCCTTTTGCGCTTTCGATTGGAGCAACCAATGGCTCAGGTCTTAAAATGGGTTATAGCAGCATAGGAGCAGATTTTGTAAAGTTTTTGAAACCAAATGTTGCTTGTTATTCGCTTACAGGAACTTCTTTTTCTGCACCAAATATCACAGGTTTTGCAGCTTGTTTGTGGCAAAAAAAACCAACAGCAACAAACAAAGAAATATTTGAAACAATTGAAAAATCAGCTTTTTTATATCCTTTTGGAAATAATTTTATAGGTTATGGAATTCCAAAAGCATCAAAAGCAATTACTATTTTGGATGGAAAAAAACAAAAAGTTACAATAAAAAAAGTAATCGAAAAAGGAAATACTTTTAAATTTAATTTGCCAGCAGGAAAGCGTTATCTTATTTTTCATAAACAAGACAAACGAATTGTAACAGACCAAGATTCTGAAAAAGCTGCTAGTTCAAAAGATATTAAAATTGTTATCAAAAAGCCTAAAAATGTGACTTTTTCTACAATTTATATAGATGAAATAGGTGGTTTTGAAATTGAATGGAAATAA
- a CDS encoding YHYH protein: MRYYPFALVAAVLFTFSSCKDDTDTEPDTDTTPNEVVVDVDESLFLTNGVTVTTVPCTLSDGTVTECYQIVTNSVPADHNMGPWCPTNISDGAEQGGIWLEGGVKYDVDGAFIENMASFYDDDTWLMYDENGDIYVTQTEEDCENAANPNVGAEYKNFCVECLPSYVTDVSHTYIIPITPVKLDTPVSFGMGGGPGGPGGSNVPSVRGIAFNGVRFDAPAPTDAILGAYTLAPFDDAGGHINITEGYHYHAATGVSTQISQSDGHSAMIGYASDGYAIYAQLDANGNEPTDLDECRGHYDEVRGYHYHADAAGANNFINCLSGAYAN, translated from the coding sequence ATGAGATATTATCCTTTTGCTCTTGTAGCAGCTGTTTTATTTACCTTTTCATCTTGTAAAGATGACACAGATACAGAACCTGATACTGACACAACTCCCAATGAAGTTGTTGTTGATGTTGATGAATCTCTTTTTCTTACAAATGGCGTAACTGTTACTACTGTTCCTTGTACTCTTTCTGATGGAACAGTTACAGAATGTTATCAAATTGTAACGAATAGTGTTCCCGCTGACCACAATATGGGACCTTGGTGTCCAACAAATATTTCTGATGGTGCAGAACAAGGTGGTATTTGGTTAGAAGGTGGCGTAAAATATGATGTTGATGGAGCATTTATTGAAAATATGGCTTCTTTTTATGATGATGATACTTGGTTGATGTATGATGAGAATGGTGATATTTATGTAACTCAAACAGAAGAAGATTGTGAAAATGCAGCTAATCCAAATGTAGGTGCAGAATACAAAAACTTTTGTGTAGAATGCTTACCTTCTTATGTAACAGATGTAAGTCATACTTATATTATTCCAATTACACCTGTAAAATTAGATACTCCAGTTTCTTTTGGAATGGGTGGAGGCCCTGGAGGTCCTGGTGGAAGCAATGTACCAAGTGTAAGAGGTATAGCATTTAATGGTGTGCGTTTTGATGCTCCTGCTCCTACGGATGCTATTTTGGGTGCTTATACGCTTGCTCCTTTTGATGATGCTGGAGGACACATCAACATAACAGAGGGTTATCATTATCATGCAGCAACTGGAGTTTCTACTCAAATTTCTCAAAGTGATGGACACTCAGCTATGATTGGTTATGCTTCTGATGGTTATGCAATCTATGCTCAATTAGATGCAAATGGAAATGAACCAACTGATTTAGATGAGTGTAGAGGGCATTATGATGAAGTAAGAGGTTATCATTATCATGCTGATGCAGCAGGAGCAAATAACTTTATCAACTGTTTATCAGGTGCTTATGCTAACTAA
- a CDS encoding DUF6702 family protein, translating to MKKYILILILLIFCGNVEAHQPDVSTTVLAEKEDGKWHFQVNTALIALQYEIKAHYGEDSYKTPKEFEELVIDHLQKNIVIYFNDGKPVSLQNAGVQLGHGTMVIFELTDIPTTITSIFVKNTSFRDISRNQSALVILKKGLEKQQFILDKTNEQQANLVLKNNKFEIETEETESNLSLFVFVGSVFFVLILLILNYYLRIKPKQIRLSI from the coding sequence ATGAAAAAATATATTTTAATCCTAATTTTATTAATTTTTTGTGGAAATGTGGAAGCACATCAGCCCGATGTTTCTACTACTGTTTTGGCTGAGAAAGAAGATGGAAAATGGCATTTTCAAGTAAATACAGCCCTAATAGCATTACAATATGAAATAAAAGCCCATTATGGAGAAGATTCATATAAAACTCCTAAAGAATTTGAAGAACTTGTAATTGACCATTTGCAAAAAAATATAGTGATTTATTTTAATGATGGCAAGCCTGTTAGTTTGCAAAATGCTGGTGTTCAACTAGGACACGGAACAATGGTAATATTTGAACTTACAGATATTCCCACAACAATTACTTCTATTTTTGTCAAAAATACAAGTTTTAGAGATATTTCTAGAAATCAAAGTGCATTAGTTATTTTGAAAAAAGGACTTGAAAAACAACAATTTATATTAGACAAAACAAATGAACAACAAGCTAATTTGGTTTTAAAAAATAATAAATTTGAAATAGAAACAGAAGAAACAGAAAGTAATTTGTCTTTATTTGTCTTTGTAGGCTCAGTATTTTTTGTTTTGATTTTATTGATTCTGAATTATTATTTAAGAATAAAACCAAAACAAATTCGACTCTCTATTTAA
- a CDS encoding DUF5723 family protein, producing MESTYLPQEISKILAFKKIEKLHLIITLSFFLSFLATTTVCGQELTSYAATGRGGVATTFATDYQAIGINPANLAIRKSFRDPKITFGFLEGNIGFFAEKITFGQVLKSYFPKTFNNGSNYQLSYAEKAKTASDLTNTPLSTNINATLFGFHINSEKYGGFAFSIRDKLDFYSKTNATISEILFLGQNASYFTSLLLSNGQTISNSPDLSEEVRNQVVFGFRPENEALSYGKVMNNSTIQMLWTREYNFAYGKKIFDSYNVQIFAGIGGRYISGISLIDLEAQNNEFVGETIALSPSFPVEGFDIPSPTNLGYQPKKGFARFALPKPIGHGYGIDIGLNIVIKRNLYLGASLINYGKMTWTGNVYTLTDGILAQTQGSGFDNYNFIEFSPETFQLGGEGSALSWEGSSEFEDELPTMIRAGASYEFFKTAHLGFDVIIPLNPEAPGSLADNLYAIGGDLHLNKFFTISSGISTGGNQDFNINIPIGVIYHGRKRHYEAGISTQDISSFIGDIEGGGNTISFALGFLRFKF from the coding sequence ATGGAATCAACTTATTTACCACAAGAAATTTCTAAAATTTTAGCTTTTAAAAAAATAGAAAAATTACATTTGATAATTACTTTATCATTTTTTTTGTCATTTTTAGCAACCACTACTGTTTGTGGACAAGAACTAACTTCTTATGCAGCCACAGGGAGAGGTGGAGTTGCAACTACTTTTGCAACTGATTATCAAGCCATTGGAATTAATCCTGCTAATCTAGCTATTCGAAAAAGTTTCAGAGACCCCAAAATTACTTTTGGATTTTTGGAAGGAAATATTGGTTTTTTTGCTGAAAAAATCACATTTGGTCAAGTTCTGAAAAGTTATTTTCCAAAAACATTTAATAATGGTAGCAATTATCAACTCAGCTATGCAGAAAAAGCAAAAACAGCTAGTGACTTAACAAACACACCTCTTTCAACAAATATCAATGCTACTTTATTTGGTTTTCATATCAATTCTGAGAAATATGGAGGATTTGCATTTAGTATTCGTGACAAACTAGATTTTTATAGTAAGACAAATGCTACTATTAGCGAAATTTTATTTTTAGGACAAAATGCTTCTTATTTTACTTCACTTTTGCTTTCAAATGGACAAACAATTTCTAATAGTCCAGATTTATCAGAAGAAGTGAGAAATCAAGTAGTTTTTGGTTTTCGTCCCGAAAATGAAGCACTCAGTTATGGCAAAGTAATGAATAATTCTACCATCCAAATGCTTTGGACACGAGAATATAACTTTGCTTATGGCAAAAAAATATTTGATAGTTATAATGTCCAAATTTTTGCAGGAATTGGGGGACGTTATATTAGTGGGATTTCACTCATAGATTTAGAAGCACAAAACAATGAATTTGTGGGAGAAACGATTGCACTTTCACCTTCTTTTCCAGTAGAGGGGTTTGATATTCCCAGTCCTACCAATCTGGGTTATCAACCTAAGAAAGGTTTTGCTCGTTTTGCTCTTCCCAAGCCTATCGGACATGGATATGGAATTGATATTGGACTAAATATAGTAATTAAAAGAAATTTATATCTAGGGGCTTCTCTTATCAATTATGGAAAAATGACTTGGACAGGCAATGTATATACCTTAACAGATGGGATTTTGGCACAGACACAAGGTTCAGGTTTTGATAATTATAATTTTATTGAGTTTTCGCCTGAAACCTTTCAATTGGGGGGAGAAGGTTCTGCTCTTTCGTGGGAAGGAAGCTCAGAGTTTGAAGATGAACTTCCCACTATGATTCGTGCAGGAGCAAGTTATGAATTTTTCAAGACTGCTCATTTAGGTTTTGATGTTATTATTCCTCTTAATCCAGAAGCGCCAGGAAGTTTGGCTGACAATTTATATGCTATTGGAGGTGACCTTCATCTCAATAAATTCTTTACTATCTCTTCAGGAATAAGTACTGGAGGCAATCAAGATTTTAATATTAATATTCCGATTGGTGTAATTTATCATGGGCGCAAAAGACACTATGAAGCTGGAATCAGCACACAAGATATTTCTTCTTTCATTGGAGATATAGAAGGGGGAGGAAATACTATTTCTTTTGCTCTTGGTTTCCTTCGTTTCAAATTTTAG
- a CDS encoding anhydro-N-acetylmuramic acid kinase has protein sequence MKKIYHSIGLMSGTSLDGLDIALCQFENYTKNNSSLWNYKIIKTEFVEYDKTWKNKLQNAHLLSAFELKKLETEWTDFLVKKINKFVLQSKMDFTSLDCLSSHGHTVFHQPIQKNKNQKKEQLGFTLQIGNGAMLAEQTGFRVVCDFRQTDVALGGQGAPLVPIGDELLFSDYDFCLNLGGIANISFNKDKKNINSRFAFDICPCNMVLNYLSSRLGFEYDEGGKLAKKGKIDKKLLQKLNDLEFYKQDYPKSLGREWVEKFVFPLLETEILSQNELVIKDLLHTCTYHSAFQIAESITKIELTLPKMKTKRKLLITGGGAYNDLLIDYLNKLLPTIEVEKGSETLIAYKEALIFAFLGVLRLRGETNTLASVTGATKNSCGGSIYLAESEVAIFLES, from the coding sequence ATGAAAAAGATTTATCACAGTATCGGACTTATGTCAGGTACTTCATTGGATGGATTAGACATTGCACTGTGTCAGTTTGAAAATTACACAAAAAATAATTCATCATTATGGAATTACAAAATTATCAAAACTGAGTTTGTAGAATATGATAAAACATGGAAAAATAAACTTCAAAATGCACATCTTTTATCAGCCTTCGAACTTAAAAAACTAGAAACAGAGTGGACAGATTTTTTAGTAAAAAAGATAAATAAATTTGTTTTGCAAAGTAAAATGGATTTTACTTCTTTAGATTGCCTTTCCTCACACGGACATACTGTTTTTCATCAACCCATTCAAAAAAATAAAAATCAAAAAAAAGAACAATTAGGTTTTACTCTTCAAATTGGAAATGGTGCAATGCTGGCAGAACAGACAGGTTTTAGAGTTGTTTGTGATTTTCGTCAGACTGATGTTGCTTTGGGTGGGCAAGGTGCGCCACTTGTTCCGATAGGTGATGAACTTCTTTTTTCTGACTATGATTTTTGTCTGAATTTGGGAGGAATAGCAAATATTTCTTTTAATAAAGATAAAAAAAATATAAATTCTCGTTTTGCTTTTGATATTTGTCCTTGTAATATGGTTTTGAATTACCTTTCTAGTAGGTTAGGTTTTGAGTATGATGAAGGAGGTAAATTAGCAAAAAAAGGAAAAATTGATAAAAAGTTACTTCAAAAATTGAATGATTTAGAGTTTTATAAACAAGACTATCCCAAATCTTTGGGTAGAGAATGGGTAGAAAAATTTGTTTTTCCATTATTAGAAACAGAAATATTAAGTCAAAATGAATTAGTAATTAAAGATTTATTGCATACTTGTACCTATCATTCAGCTTTTCAGATTGCCGAAAGTATAACTAAAATTGAGCTTACTCTACCAAAAATGAAAACAAAAAGAAAATTATTAATTACTGGAGGAGGAGCATACAATGATTTATTAATTGATTACTTGAACAAATTATTACCAACTATCGAAGTAGAAAAAGGAAGTGAAACACTTATTGCATACAAAGAGGCTCTAATTTTTGCATTCTTGGGAGTTTTGAGGCTTAGAGGAGAAACCAATACATTAGCCTCAGTTACAGGAGCGACAAAAAATAGCTGTGGAGGTAGTATTTATCTAGCAGAATCAGAAGTTGCTATATTTTTGGAGTCGTGA